From a single Nicotiana tabacum cultivar K326 chromosome 8, ASM71507v2, whole genome shotgun sequence genomic region:
- the LOC107790689 gene encoding uncharacterized protein LOC107790689 — MSAIIQPEWIKFLNDWQLRILVLCSLLLQIFLIVTGNRRKYISKNWLRFMLWLFYLSADWVATVALGILSHGQSDNEKCKRSSKLDPNYVLRAFWAPFLLVHLGGPDAITAYALADNDLWLRHLLGLFVQVGIAGYVFFRSWEGTPVNYLGAVIFAAGLIKYGERTWALSSASRDGFRKSMVSDPDPGPNYAKFMDDYISKKAEGYRVSLGKAIDEYQVVHHPNSPESNLDAAATLRDAFYFFGTFKKLFADLILSFQDRKSSRSFFEKQVWDRAYRLVEVELGLIYDIFYTKTFQLLSPLGIVLRLVGVSLILVVFIFFPFISKDHYSTTDVVITYILLVGAIILEMYAVLILLSSDRLMIWLSGNGTMLSFVGIKDCVAFATCKAVSFFRFLGALPAIRRWSGTMGQYNLLTVCLKDKLTTFEKVQQLFRIYELLERTRHRYRVDIPKGLKQLVFNQLEARISSDVEANVQICTLRCDQTVLKDTKCFESTNGVDFAQSILTWHIATDLCYVKDHSNQNEMSMLEATEWLRNYIITDQTSSVENLRFKREISRLLSDYMLYLLIMCPFMLPSGLGTIRFQDTRAEAMEFFKDRKCFLGTKELACDKLLQINTEIAPSEVKGDRSKSVLFDACRLAKSLQSEEDENPGAENGEKWEKIFHVWVDLLSFSAANCDWKDHAEQLRRGGEFLTHVWLLMAHFGLTDHFQISQGYVRAKLSLK; from the coding sequence ATGTCTGCAATTATTCAACCAGAGTGGATTAAGTTTTTGAATGACTGGCAGCTCCGGATACTGGTTTTGTGTAGCCTCCTGCTACAGATTTTTCTTATCGTTACAGGGAATCGCAGGAAATACATATCCAAGAATTGGCTCAGATTCATGCTCTGGCTATTCTACTTGTCAGCAGATTGGGTTGCAACTGTTGCTCTTGGTATTCTATCCCATGGTCAAAGTGACAATGAAAAATGCAAGCGCAGCAGTAAGCTGGATCCAAATTACGTATTAAGGGCATTCTGGGCGCCATTCCTTCTTGTTCACCTAGGCGGTCCTGACGCCATAACGGCGTATGCATTGGCAGATAATGATTTGTGGTTGAGGCACTTGCTAGGCTTATTTGTCCAAGTTGGAATTGCTGGTTACGTCTTTTTTCGGTCCTGGGAGGGCACTCCAGTTAATTATCTTGGCGCTGTAATTTTCGCTGCGGGGTTAATCAAGTATGGTGAGAGGACTTGGGCTCTTTCTAGCGCAAGCAGAGATGGTTTCCGAAAATCCATGGTATCTGATCCGGATCCCGGTCCTAATTATGCAAAGTTCATGGATGATTACATATCAAAGAAGGCTGAGGGATACAGAGTCTCGTTAGGGAAAGCCATTGATGAATATCAAGTTGTGCACCATCCTAATAGTCCTGAAAGCAACCTCGACGCTGCAGCCACTTTGCGGGATGCTTTTTACTTCTTTGGAACTTTTAAGAAGCTTTTCGCAGACCTCATTCTTAGCTTCCAGGATAGGAAAAGCAGCCGTTCCTTTTTCGAGAAACAAGTTTGGGACAGGGCTTATAGGTTGGTTGAGGTTGAACTTGGACTAATATATGACATCTTCTATACCAAGACATTTCAACTCCTTTCCCCCCTTGGCATAGTTTTgcgtcttgttggtgtgtctctCATACTTGTGGTGTTCATCTTTTTTCCATTCATCAGTAAAGACCATTACTCAACGACTGATGTGGTGATCACTTATATCTTACTTGTTGGGGCGATCATCCTAGAGATGTATGCTGTCCTGATTTTACTCTCATCAGACCGCTTGATGATTTGGTTAAGTGGAAATGGGACAATGCTTTCATTCGTTGGAATTAAGGATTGTGTCGCATTTGCCACTTGTAAAGCTGTGTCATTCTTTCGGTTCCTAGGCGCATTACCTGCAATAAGAAGATGGTCTGGAACCATGGGACAGTACAATTTGTTGACTGTGTGCCTCAAAGATAAGCTAACGACCTTTGAAAAGGTCCAGCAGTTGTTTAGAATATATGAACTTCTGGAGAGGACTCGACATCGGTACAGAGTAGATATCCCAAAGGGGTTAAAGCAATTGGTGTTTAATCAGCTCGAAGCAAGAATTAGTTCAGATGTGGAGGCCAATGTACAAATCTGTACTTTGAGGTGTGATCAAACTGTGCTTAAGGATACAAAATGCTTTGAGAGCACAAATGGGGTAGATTTTGCTCAAAGCATTCTTACATGGCACATTGCTACTGATCTCTGCTATGTGAAGGACCATTCAAATCAAAATGAGATGTCTATGCTTGAGGCGACAGAGTGGCTCCGTAACTACATCATCACTGATCAAACCAGCTCAgtagaaaatctgagatttaaacGTGAAATCAGCAGGTTACTGTCCGATTACATGTTATATCTACTTATCATGTGCCCTTTCATGCTTCCCAGTGGACTTGGGACAATCCGATTTCAAGACACTCGGGCTGAAGCCATGGAGTTTTTCAAAGACCGAAAATGCTTTTTGGGCACTAAGGAACTAGCTTGTGACAAGTTACTACAAATCAACACTGAGATTGCGCCCTCAGAAGTGAAAGGGGATAGAAGTAAGTCAGTATTGTTCGATGCTTGTAGGCTTGCTAAATCCTTGCAATCAGAAGAAGATGAAAATCCAGGCGCCGAGAATGGAGAGAAATGGGAGAAAATCTTTCATGTTTGGGTGGACTTGTTATCTTTTTCTGCAGCTAATTGCGATTGGAAAGACCATGCTGAGCAGCTCAGGCGAGGGGGTGAGTTTCTCACTCATGTCTGGCTCCTTATGGCTCATTTTGGTTTGACCGATCATTTCCAGATTTCGCAAGGCTATGTCAGAGCTAAATTATCATTGAAGTGA